The segment taagatactcctttattcatcccacaacagggaaattcacagagttacagcagcaaacaagaaggtgtacagtgtaagaattccaacaagaatatatatagaaaaaaaatgcattgttttaaatattttcaagtTAGTTTTTTGTCTAGGTAATATCATTTAACTCTTTTGGGAAGTATGTACAGTGtatcatttttgtttgtacaaTATTAGTTAATACAATCATGAAATGCATAGCCccaaaaaattatatttatatactgCAAagctgtttaatgttaaatcaggAGGGCTCAACATACCAGGTGTTCAACAGTTGGtgcctgaaaaagaaaatacatgttttttttcatttttacctcAGCTGTCTTGTGATTAAAACTGTTGTTAAATGCGTACGTTTCTTGAGCTTTACCTGCACACTGTGGTGTAGATCACATCTTCGTCCATATTGAAGGTGCCCATCTCCTGCCCCCTGTAGGGAACATGTCAATCAGTGAGTGCACATGCCTTAACACGTGAAACTAAATTACTAGACATTGGAATTGCATCTTacatgtttgtctctctgttgcTGAAGTCAACAGTGGCATAGATGAGTTCTGTCCCTTCCTCAGGACAACTTCCTTCTTGTGATTGGTGATTGTCACAGCTGAGCCAATTGACATACTCAGTATCCTGCACATAgtcacaagaaacacaaaattcATGAGTTGTATTCATACAAACACCCGTACACATTATCTGATGTGGGGTATGACTTCTGTCACTTGCTGAACTCAGTTGCGAATGACCTCTGTACAACGATAAGCACTTACCATATTATTGACAATGATGTAAATAAACTATTCAGTGAAAAATGATAACGACTATAAGAGTAAGCTGAGCAACAGTTGTAATAACCAACCCACCTGTACAGCCTTCGCATGGTCCATCTTTTGGTCCCATGCCCTTTTTCTGTAGAGttttaaacagaaaaactgAGTCATGACATGATCACTGCTAACATGATAATGCACTAGAGCAGCCCTACTCCATATGCAGCCCGCAAGCAACCCTCAagtggcccgaaagcaactgcaGAGggattgtgacttgggtccggcaagaaaaacatcttttactaacactgacaagttcttACAAAAATTCCAACATTGTTACAAACATTGAAAGCATCTGTCGCAGATGGGACCAAATATGGACAGGGacaatctgtgttttttgttatttcaaaagaagaaaaatacctaAAGTTCTGAAAAGTTGCAGTTAAGCAAGTTGGTTTTTTGTGCACTTTCAgatgtgaccaaaacaaaagattgTGTTCCtaatctgcactttgttttttttgttcatatgcaccttaacatgtacttgtatttacctgtcaaaatgtgttgaagttatgtatttgaaatgtaaaatttaaagaggcagtatttcagcattggtttagtttaagtactgctcttttattgtgtttatgccctttttGATGTGGCAATATGTTAATAAACACCCAGTGTGTTTgctatcttatctatttgtttttcttttaaatggttaactttgctcaccgtctgctaaaaatgtccggcccagctcatgtccttagtctgaaaatcgggcccgaccaaatatttaattgaatagccttAATGTAGGACTCTGTAACAATGCTATAGAAGCTTTTTGCTAAACAGACCAGGGTGACTTTTCAGAAACTAAACAGATGTCATTATGATTCATGCACACGTGAGCACATGTCTAAAAAGACTCATAAATACAGCTTACCTTATGACAGCAATGACTGTGGTCACAATCAGCAGCACAATGACATTAGTAATGATCAGTACATCTCTTGTAAAAGTTGCCCAAGTTGCTGTAAAACAAAAGCAGTGTTAGATCCTGAACCAGCTTTTCTACACATCTTAATGATTGATCAGTCTTTCATTTCACCTTTAGTAACATGCTTACCTTTAATCATTAAACTCACAACAGAGGAGTTTTGACTTCCATGTTCGTTGATGGCTCTGCAGAAATACTGACCACCTTCAGCAGAGAGAAGCACAGACTGGTGTCCAACCACAAAATAATTCTGAGTGTCACCTTTCTTAAACCAGCTATAATTCTTCACTGGGGGGTTTGCATGGCTGCTGCAGATCAGCGTGAAGTTGCTGCCAGTGTAGACCTCCATCGAAGGTCGGACCAACACTGATGTGTTCTTTGGGacatctggaaaaaaaaaaaacagggctgTACCTCGACTGattcttttcacatttttagCATTTGGAGTCAAGAAGCCAATCTAAAATTACAAATGCTCTCATCAGAATTGTACTTAACTTTATTTCTGATTCTGTAAAATATCAATCTTTTGTCCTGTACTCACGCTCAACATCAATGTTAATGACTCTTGAAGCTGTTCCTGGTTGTGTCTTTAGAGAACAAGTGTAGTTTCCAGAATTTGTGATGGACATGTTGCTTAAATGAAGAACAGATCCTTCATTTAAGAGCTCCCCATCTTTAAACCAGGTGAAAGTGGAGGAGGTGTTGCTACCATCACAGGCGCTAATGCAAGTCAGATTTACTGAGTCATCCTCCTTTGTTTTCCCGCCTCCGTTGGGTTTGTTAATGGAAATGTTCAAATCTAGAAGAGAAAGTAGCACTTCAGTTTCCAACATTTCAGCACTTGTCGAAATGTAGTTAAAAATTAGAAGAATGCTTACCAACAACCTCTAATGTTGGTCTTCCTTCTCGAGGCCCAAAGCCTTTTCCCCTTCCAAGAAAAATTCTGACAGAATATTTTCCAGAATCATTTTGCTCCACTTGGTCTATTTGCAAAGAACAATTGTGATGTCTGTCACCAATATACTTGAATCTCGAGGTGACTTCTCTTGAATTTATTTCAGAAACAAAACGTTTAGACTTTCCATGACCCCACATGATATTCTTCACTCCCTCAGGGCCAGTATAGTTAAATGAACAAGGAAAGACAACGGACGAGCCTTTCACTGCACAGATCTGCTGCTGTTGATATTCCACTTTCAAAGGAAGGAAAGTAGAAGTGGTCTTGCAAGGAACACCTAAAAGAGTCAGATGCATGCATTCTTTTTTCAAGACAATTTCACTGTAATATTTCAAAAATCAGATGTAGGTGTAATACTTACCAGCAAGAAACATTGGTATTATAATCCATGACAGATGTCTGTGTTCAATGCTCATCTTTTCTGGTATACAACTAAGTCAAAGTATCATGGTTGAGATCAGTTGTGAATAGTCAGTAAAAAAAGTTCTAGTACTAGTACTCCCTATACACCATGAAGTGAGtgaattgatgtttttttgtctgcatAATCTATTGACAAGCTtcctgttaaaaaagaaaaaaacctaGGTTTACCCAAACATAGCTTTCAGAACATGAAATAGGTCACTTACACCAATGTATCATTTCCCACAACAGTGCACTGCTTCagcttttttcacctttaaagcGACAGGCAGGAAATAGCCCACGTATAGAGAAACGCATGTCCTGTGCAGATTGCAGGCAGTCTGAAAGTGTTTTGTTGTGGTCACAGCACAGTAAGAATTGGTGACATTACTGTTGAATACAGTGTGAGAACAATCTGTGTTTTGTACTTTTGCAAGTTTACATTGATGAAAGTTCAAAGTCAGATGTCTCTATTATGTACTATGGTAACTGCTTTGGGGTTCAAATGTTTCATCTGAagataaaacctttttattttggtCTTATTTGGTGTAGCAGAATACAGAGCACTCTTGCACCTCATCCACCATCCTCTCTATGTATTAAGTTAATTTCTACCATTTCAGATTACCATCACCAAAGAAAGGTTTCCTATATAGTAAACAGGATGTGATTTCTGCTTTCCATAGTGTAAAGAAAGATTCTGAGAGTGGAAAGTGAGAAAACTGATGGAAATGATTAAGATAGAAATGCTGGTGGAGCAGACAGTGGAACCAACAACACACTTGCTGCTCTGCAGTGAACATGTGGACATGCACATCAAGCTCAAACCAACCAAACACACTATTCCTAATGACAGGTGTCAGTATACACCCATCAGCCATTATATTATGACCACCTGTCTAATATTGCGTAGGCTCCGTTCCCTTTAGGTCAAGGCCAAAAACAGCAAATAGACCCTGACACTCcactagaccaggggttcccaaagtgtgggtcgggaccccctggggggtcgtgagaccacaaatggggggtcgtgagatgtcttccagaatttttttttctaaaaaattgtacattttacccattatagtacaaaatatcgacaaaatagtagctaaacttgaaataaaaccctgaaaaaataaaatgtaatgagtctTCTGCCTTgatttttgtcagatgactcctaagtttagggttattGAACAAttaatcatcaaaagcatcagtagcagtaggttaattcataacagcacagaaaacagccacatgctcatataggtacgCTAATATTCTGCAgatcagctaaatgaagccacattaaatcactttgagggacagtgggggtcgcaagtctttgggaTCTATATTTTTCGgcgtcgtgggctgaaaagtttcaAATCTGATTGTCACACGGATGCTTGATTGGATTGTGATCTCGGAAATTTGTAGGCCAATTCAACGCTTTTATGTTCTTCTAGGTCGGCTTCTTTCATTGAACCATGGTCCAATTCTGATTCTGCCCATTGTAGGTGCATGGCAAGGGTAAGCAGTGAATTTCTCTGAGGTCTAGTACGTATGTAATGCCCTCACACATTGACGAAATAAGTGGGGATGATCGCGGGGGCGCTATAAGTAGACTCTGACAGCGTTGGTGCCAGCAGCGCACGCTGACTGTGAGGAGGACCAGTCACGTCAAATCAGGACCAATCTGCAGTGCTAAACATGGAGGTGTCTGCTAAACTCATGTTCCCCATCGTGATCATCTTCGTGCTGGTTGCTCACAGTCCGACTGAAGCATGGTACAAGCAGGTGGCCGGTCCAACCTACTACTCAGTGGGCAGGGCGTCCGGCTTGCTGTCCGGTATCCGGAGGTCACCGTACGTCAGGAGAGCCGAGCAGACAGCGGAGCCGACAGAGAGCGGAGAGGCAGCGAGCAACAGTGTGTTTTCTGACTTAAGTCTGCAAAGTTTCATCCTGAAGACGATGGTCAGTGTTTAATCATTTCGTCAAGGCTGTATGTGTTGGCTGGGTTTGCCATTATGTTTTACGCATGGAGACTGGAAGCTTTGCGCACGGCATCAAGAGTGTATCATTAACAATTTCGGCTGTTATCTGGCTTTAGGTTTAGGGTATTGTCTCTCTAAGTATTAAATATGGAAACCATGCTGCACTGCAACATAGATACGCCTAAAAAGCAATCAAGCTATACATTTTAGAATTAGAAACAAGATCCTCATATCCTGGAATATAGACGGGAAACGGAACCTAATATGAAGTTCCTACTGGATAACTAGAAATCgtggaaaatattttttgtacAGCAGATAGGTTAGTATAGCCATGGGGTTTACAGATAAATGTAAATGCAGTAttgtaatcatttaaaaaaaacaagcaaaatgcATACTTCTGTTTTTCAATCTAAAAACCTACCTTgaatatgtaatatatttttCTGCAAAGTACAGCTGCCACAATGGTAATGAAGTACAGTTTCCCGCCCTGAAATGGAGCCTATATTCAAACACTTAAGTACTTATCGCGCTTGTGGATACTTAGTGCATATCACtgaatttgtttgtttctctctccacagcctGTTTGTATAAAAAACGTTAAACCAAACCTGCAGAGCTGTGAACTCCTCCAGGAATCCAAGAGCTCCTTTAAGTGCAAAGCAgaagtcttcctctctctggacTCTTCAGACTGTGCAGAAAACTGAGCAGAAAAGCAGATGTGTCCTATTTTTTTGGAAACGTGAAACTCTTCACTTTCAAATACGTTTAAAAGTTTTAATTGATGTTTCACAAGATCaaagattttaatttttaaatgtatcattcCAAAACGTATTTATTGGTTCTCTGATGATCCTGCCGTAGAACTTTGAATTGTATACATTGTATCACTGTACATATTTGATCTGAGTTTTCagtaataaatcatttaattgCAGCCCTTTGTTGAACTCAATGAATGCATCACTCATTactttgattttctgtcttatctAAAGTGACTTACTGCAACATGAATGTCAACAATCACACCTGAGCCTGGTAACACACTTAAAAGTGGTGAAAGTTAAAATTCATGCATCAAAATCTCAGTGACTGTCCTACATTTGAATGTTCCAACTGGAGTTCTGTAAATCTGTTGCAACAAATAGGCAGCACTAAAAAGGACAAGgcaaataaatattttatttaaaatcttttaaaataaattggaGAAAGTGTAGTTCCTTTAATATTTTCACGGTGTAAAAACAAATAGGTTGAATGGTAAACAAACATAATTctgataacatttaaaaacttaaagCCTTGAGGAGACTTCTAAAGAAGCTCAACGGCCTCGAGGTTCTCCTTGATGATTTGCTCTATGACCATGTGGAAGACCACTTGTATGCTGGTGGTGTCTGTGGCGGTGGTAAAGTGGTGGTACACAGGTTTGTCAGGGCTGCTGATACAAGATGAGAACATGGCCGTGATGTGGTGAGCAGCAGAATCCACGTCACCATCTGCT is part of the Notolabrus celidotus isolate fNotCel1 chromosome 20, fNotCel1.pri, whole genome shotgun sequence genome and harbors:
- the LOC117832618 gene encoding sialic acid-binding Ig-like lectin 14 gives rise to the protein MSIEHRHLSWIIIPMFLAGVPCKTTSTFLPLKVEYQQQQICAVKGSSVVFPCSFNYTGPEGVKNIMWGHGKSKRFVSEINSREVTSRFKYIGDRHHNCSLQIDQVEQNDSGKYSVRIFLGRGKGFGPREGRPTLEVVDLNISINKPNGGGKTKEDDSVNLTCISACDGSNTSSTFTWFKDGELLNEGSVLHLSNMSITNSGNYTCSLKTQPGTASRVINIDVEHVPKNTSVLVRPSMEVYTGSNFTLICSSHANPPVKNYSWFKKGDTQNYFVVGHQSVLLSAEGGQYFCRAINEHGSQNSSVVSLMIKATWATFTRDVLIITNVIVLLIVTTVIAVIRKRAWDQKMDHAKAVQDTEYVNWLSCDNHQSQEGSCPEEGTELIYATVDFSNRETNMGQEMGTFNMDEDVIYTTVCRHQLLNTWYVEPS
- the LOC117832775 gene encoding neuropeptide B-like, encoding MEVSAKLMFPIVIIFVLVAHSPTEAWYKQVAGPTYYSVGRASGLLSGIRRSPYVRRAEQTAEPTESGEAASNSVFSDLSLQSFILKTMPVCIKNVKPNLQSCELLQESKSSFKCKAEVFLSLDSSDCAEN